The following proteins are co-located in the Bosea sp. AS-1 genome:
- a CDS encoding efflux RND transporter periplasmic adaptor subunit, which produces MKRLALTSLALAAILAAGGAGYWAGHRGIALPGLRNWLGIEGSLAANETAGVGPVIYYQDPDRKPVYSTEPAQTVDGRPFRAVRASEDISFEEKPEGKEQAVQAEKGRILYYRNPMGLPDTSPVPKKDSMGMDYLPVFEGEASEDGIIKLSPGRIQRSGVRSEPVRRQSIAQTIRVPGVVQLDERRVSVVAIRADAFVQEVAPVTTGDRVDKGTRLARIYSPDISTAGAQYITELNAAARGVPEGGAKQRLENLGVPPEIIAEIERSRKVPPTINWSAPRDGIVLERNVSDGMKMVAGTSLFRLADISTIWVLADVPERELSDVHIGAPVSVRLRGRPEVAFEGRVSVIYPQIAEATRTAKVRIELANPDGVLLPNMYADVEIGAGDASAELTVPQSAVIDSGTRRIVILDRGEGRFEPREVKLGRRGDGMVAISEGVSEGDRVVVSANFLIDAESNLKAALSGFSSTEAKP; this is translated from the coding sequence ATGAAACGCCTCGCCCTCACGAGCCTCGCTCTCGCCGCCATTCTGGCGGCGGGAGGGGCAGGCTATTGGGCCGGTCATCGCGGCATCGCGCTGCCTGGCCTGCGGAATTGGCTCGGTATCGAGGGGTCGCTCGCGGCAAACGAGACTGCCGGAGTTGGGCCCGTGATCTACTATCAGGATCCAGATCGAAAGCCGGTCTATTCGACCGAGCCGGCTCAGACGGTCGATGGCAGGCCGTTCAGGGCCGTGCGGGCCAGCGAGGACATCAGCTTCGAGGAGAAGCCTGAGGGCAAGGAGCAGGCGGTCCAAGCGGAGAAGGGCCGCATTCTTTACTACCGCAATCCCATGGGGCTGCCGGACACCTCGCCGGTGCCCAAGAAAGATTCGATGGGGATGGACTATCTCCCCGTTTTTGAGGGTGAGGCGAGCGAGGACGGGATCATCAAGCTCTCGCCTGGGCGCATCCAGCGTAGTGGCGTGCGATCAGAACCGGTCCGTCGCCAGAGCATCGCACAGACCATTCGGGTTCCGGGTGTGGTGCAGCTCGACGAGCGACGCGTTTCCGTCGTGGCGATACGCGCGGATGCCTTCGTCCAGGAGGTCGCGCCGGTGACGACCGGTGATCGCGTTGACAAGGGTACGCGGCTCGCGCGCATCTACTCGCCTGACATCAGCACGGCGGGCGCGCAGTACATCACCGAGCTCAATGCCGCCGCGCGCGGCGTGCCCGAGGGCGGCGCAAAACAGCGTCTCGAAAACCTCGGGGTTCCGCCCGAAATCATTGCCGAGATCGAGCGCAGCCGGAAGGTACCACCGACGATCAACTGGTCGGCGCCGCGTGACGGTATCGTGCTGGAGCGCAATGTCAGTGACGGCATGAAGATGGTGGCCGGCACCAGCCTGTTCCGGCTCGCAGACATTTCGACGATCTGGGTCCTGGCCGATGTGCCTGAACGCGAGCTGTCCGACGTTCATATCGGTGCACCGGTATCGGTCCGGTTGCGCGGACGTCCCGAGGTGGCGTTCGAAGGCCGCGTCAGCGTGATCTATCCGCAGATCGCCGAGGCGACGCGCACGGCCAAGGTCCGCATCGAGCTCGCCAACCCCGATGGCGTCTTGCTGCCGAACATGTACGCCGATGTCGAGATCGGCGCGGGCGATGCAAGCGCAGAGCTGACGGTTCCCCAGAGTGCTGTCATCGATAGCGGCACGCGACGCATTGTCATTCTGGATCGCGGCGAAGGCCGCTTCGAGCCGCGTGAAGTCAAGCTCGGCCGCCGCGGCGACGGCATGGTCGCGATCAGCGAGGGCGTCTCCGAGGGCGACCGCGTCGTCGTCTCCGCCAACTTCCTGATCGATGCGGAAAGCAACCTCAAGGCGGCCTTGAGCGGCTTCTCCTCGACGGAGGCGAAACCATGA
- a CDS encoding FixH family protein — MFITRTSRALIAALPLMAVALPALAEIKDYEFRLTQSEFKQGNGVVITVRLIDKRSGKPVPDAVIFAKRIDMEPEGMATMASPIEALLAPEAGTYSFKTNLVMEGGWRLSLGAKVQGETGTLENKLILKALP, encoded by the coding sequence ATGTTTATCACCCGCACTTCGCGCGCGCTCATCGCCGCGCTTCCGCTCATGGCCGTTGCTTTACCGGCTCTGGCGGAGATCAAGGATTATGAATTCCGTCTCACCCAGAGTGAATTCAAGCAGGGCAATGGTGTCGTCATCACCGTCAGGCTGATCGACAAGCGCTCCGGCAAGCCGGTGCCGGATGCCGTCATCTTCGCCAAGCGCATAGACATGGAGCCGGAGGGCATGGCCACGATGGCCTCTCCGATCGAAGCGCTCCTTGCGCCGGAAGCAGGAACCTACAGCTTCAAGACCAATTTGGTCATGGAAGGTGGTTGGCGCTTGTCGCTCGGTGCCAAGGTCCAGGGTGAGACCGGCACGCTCGAAAACAAGCTGATCCTCAAGGCGCTGCCATGA
- a CDS encoding amino acid ABC transporter permease, producing the protein MPTNAWSALLPASLRRSGKLLFGSPLNAVLTLVFSALILVAVPPMLRWLVLDAVLFNPDPAACRAASGACWSFIYAKSGQLLFGIYPVDERWRPALVCLLILALLGWSVRPASWTPRLVWLWAAALMLIVWLMGGGLGLEEVPTSAWGGLPVTLILTVVAIGIAFPVGILLALARRSAMPVVRIGAVVAIESVRGLPLLSILFVASIMLPLFLPEALLPDKFVRALVALTIFAAAYLAEVIRGGLQAIPKGQYEAAAALGLPFWRTQYLVILPQAIRVVIPALANTIIVMIKNTSLVLVVGLFDLISSGKAALADPAWPSPAAETFLFIGAIFFALSFSFARFADFLERRGPAAH; encoded by the coding sequence GTGCCGACGAACGCATGGTCTGCGCTGCTCCCGGCTTCCTTGCGGCGGAGTGGCAAGCTCCTGTTCGGCTCGCCGCTGAATGCCGTCCTGACGCTGGTCTTCAGCGCATTAATCCTGGTTGCCGTGCCGCCCATGCTGCGCTGGCTCGTGCTTGACGCGGTCCTGTTCAATCCGGACCCCGCGGCCTGCCGTGCGGCATCTGGCGCCTGCTGGAGCTTCATCTACGCCAAGTCGGGACAGCTCCTGTTCGGCATCTATCCGGTCGACGAGCGCTGGCGACCTGCTCTGGTCTGCCTTCTGATCCTGGCGTTGCTCGGCTGGTCGGTTCGGCCGGCGAGCTGGACACCGCGGCTGGTCTGGCTATGGGCCGCGGCGCTCATGCTCATCGTCTGGTTGATGGGCGGTGGCCTGGGGCTCGAAGAAGTCCCGACCTCGGCCTGGGGTGGCTTGCCGGTGACGTTGATCCTCACCGTCGTCGCCATCGGGATCGCCTTTCCGGTCGGCATCCTGCTGGCGCTAGCGCGCCGCTCTGCCATGCCCGTCGTCAGGATCGGGGCGGTGGTCGCAATCGAGTCGGTCCGCGGCCTGCCGCTGCTCTCGATCCTCTTCGTCGCCTCGATCATGCTGCCGCTGTTCCTGCCGGAGGCGCTGCTGCCCGACAAGTTCGTGCGCGCCCTCGTCGCCTTGACGATCTTCGCGGCGGCCTATCTCGCCGAAGTGATCCGCGGCGGGCTGCAAGCGATCCCGAAAGGGCAATATGAAGCTGCCGCGGCGCTCGGTCTGCCGTTCTGGCGCACGCAATATCTCGTCATCCTGCCGCAAGCGATCAGGGTGGTGATCCCGGCCCTGGCGAACACGATCATCGTGATGATCAAGAACACCAGCCTCGTGCTCGTGGTTGGGCTGTTCGACCTGATCAGCTCGGGCAAGGCGGCTCTCGCCGATCCGGCCTGGCCGTCGCCGGCTGCCGAAACCTTCCTGTTTATCGGCGCGATCTTCTTCGCGCTGTCCTTCTCCTTCGCCCGCTTCGCCGATTTCCTCGAGCGGCGCGGTCCCGCTGCTCATTAG
- a CDS encoding CusA/CzcA family heavy metal efflux RND transporter, whose product MIARLIAWSARNLILVLVATAFVVAAGVYALRTLPLDAIPDLSDVQVIVYTEYPGQAPQVIEDQVTYPLTTSMLTVPKARVVRGFSFFGVSFVYVIFEDGTDPYWARSRVLEYLNTAARRLPSGVTPTLGPDATGVGWVYQYAVMAKEMTLAELRSLQDWKIRFAASRAEGVAEVASVGGFVKQYAVVVDPVRLRAQGVSLAALREAVRSSNLDVGGRTVELSEFEFMVRGRGYLKSIADIQNIVLKSERGAALRLSDVARVELGPDERRGITELDGEGEVASGIVLQRFGANALAVIERAKARLAEIAPSLPGGAEIVPVYDRSGLIERAIETLKGTLFEESIIVALVCVVFLLHLRSALVAIIMLPVGILMAFAAMKALGLGSNIMSLGGIAIAVGAMIDAAIVMIENAHKHLERARPDKPRIEILIEAASEVGPALFFSLLVITVSFLPIFTLEAEEGRLFGPLAYTKTFAMAAAAFLSVTLVPALMVIFVRGRIIPEARNPINRFLIAFYRPFIRAVLKAKTVTILLAVAVLGLSLWPMRQLGSEFMPTLDEGTLMYMPTTLPGLSVTKAAELLQTQNRIIRSFPEVASVYGKAGRAQTATDPAPTEMFETIINLRPKTEWRQGVTLDNLKAEMDKALQFPGVSNAWTQPIRARIDMLATGIRTPIGVKVFGTDLAKMEAISRQIETVLKAVPGTSSAYAERVIGGYFLDIVPDRIALGRYGLSVGDVQNAIVMAMGGETVTTTVEGRERYGVTIRYPRDLRSDPQAIAREVQISTPSGASIPLGEVASVERKRGATSIRTENGELAVYIFVDTVGRDLGGYVRDAQNAIAQSIKLPAGYRVAWSGQFEYLERAEARLKLVVPVTLAIIFLLLYLNFRRLTETFIVMLSLPFALVGGVWLLWWLGFNMSVAVAVGFIALAGVAAETGVIMLIYLDHALVEIRQRRAQQGRAFTRADLHEAIMLGAVERVRPKIMTVVAIMAGLLPILWNTGTGSEVMQRIAVPMIGGMVSSTVLTLLVIPAIYGLVKGWRLPPAEETNVVAVQPTSVQRHAAVVE is encoded by the coding sequence ATGATAGCCCGCTTGATCGCCTGGTCGGCGCGCAACCTGATCCTGGTGTTGGTTGCCACGGCTTTCGTCGTGGCCGCCGGCGTCTATGCCCTAAGGACCCTGCCGCTCGACGCCATTCCCGATCTCTCCGACGTCCAGGTTATCGTCTACACCGAATATCCCGGCCAGGCGCCACAGGTCATCGAGGATCAGGTCACCTATCCGCTGACGACATCGATGCTGACGGTGCCGAAAGCGCGCGTCGTGCGCGGCTTCTCCTTCTTCGGAGTCTCCTTCGTCTATGTGATCTTCGAGGACGGCACCGACCCTTATTGGGCGCGTTCGCGGGTTCTGGAATATCTCAACACCGCAGCGCGTCGCCTGCCCTCGGGCGTGACGCCGACTCTCGGGCCTGACGCCACCGGCGTCGGCTGGGTCTATCAATATGCTGTCATGGCCAAGGAGATGACCCTGGCCGAATTGCGCTCTTTGCAGGACTGGAAGATCCGCTTCGCGGCTTCGCGTGCCGAGGGCGTGGCCGAGGTCGCCAGCGTCGGTGGCTTCGTCAAGCAATACGCAGTCGTGGTCGATCCTGTGCGGCTGCGTGCCCAGGGCGTCTCGCTGGCTGCGCTGCGCGAAGCCGTCCGTAGCAGCAATCTGGATGTCGGCGGACGTACGGTCGAGCTCAGCGAGTTCGAGTTCATGGTCCGCGGCCGCGGCTATCTCAAGTCGATCGCCGATATTCAGAACATCGTCCTGAAGAGCGAGCGCGGCGCAGCCCTGCGCCTCTCCGATGTCGCCCGTGTCGAACTCGGCCCCGACGAGCGGCGCGGCATCACCGAGCTCGACGGCGAGGGCGAGGTCGCGAGCGGCATCGTCCTGCAGCGCTTCGGTGCCAATGCGCTCGCCGTGATCGAGCGCGCCAAGGCGCGGTTGGCCGAGATTGCACCCAGCTTGCCGGGCGGGGCCGAGATCGTGCCCGTCTACGATCGCTCCGGGCTGATCGAGCGGGCAATCGAGACGCTGAAGGGCACGCTGTTCGAAGAGAGCATTATCGTCGCTCTGGTCTGCGTCGTCTTCCTGCTGCACCTGCGCAGTGCCCTGGTGGCGATCATCATGCTGCCGGTCGGCATCTTGATGGCCTTTGCGGCGATGAAGGCGCTTGGTCTTGGCTCCAACATCATGAGCCTGGGCGGCATCGCCATCGCGGTCGGAGCCATGATCGACGCCGCGATCGTCATGATCGAGAATGCCCACAAGCATCTCGAACGGGCACGACCGGACAAGCCGCGCATCGAGATCCTGATCGAGGCGGCAAGCGAGGTCGGGCCGGCGCTGTTCTTCAGCCTGCTCGTCATCACCGTCTCGTTCTTGCCGATCTTCACGCTGGAAGCGGAGGAGGGCCGGCTGTTCGGTCCGCTCGCCTACACCAAGACCTTCGCCATGGCGGCTGCGGCCTTTCTGTCGGTGACGCTGGTGCCGGCGCTGATGGTGATATTCGTGAGAGGACGGATCATTCCGGAGGCCAGGAATCCAATCAACCGGTTCTTGATCGCGTTCTATCGCCCTTTCATTCGCGCCGTCCTTAAAGCCAAAACCGTGACGATCCTACTGGCGGTCGCGGTGCTCGGGCTCAGTCTCTGGCCCATGCGTCAGCTCGGTTCGGAGTTCATGCCAACGCTCGACGAGGGCACGCTGATGTATATGCCGACGACACTGCCTGGGCTGTCGGTCACAAAGGCGGCCGAGCTTCTGCAAACTCAGAACCGGATCATCCGCTCGTTCCCGGAGGTCGCCTCGGTCTACGGCAAAGCTGGGCGGGCCCAGACGGCAACGGACCCGGCGCCGACCGAGATGTTTGAAACCATCATCAACCTGAGGCCCAAGACCGAGTGGCGCCAGGGCGTCACGCTCGACAACCTCAAGGCGGAAATGGACAAGGCGCTCCAGTTTCCGGGCGTCTCCAATGCCTGGACCCAACCGATCCGGGCCCGCATCGACATGCTCGCGACCGGCATCCGCACGCCGATCGGGGTCAAAGTGTTCGGTACCGACTTGGCGAAGATGGAGGCGATCTCGCGACAGATCGAGACCGTCCTCAAAGCGGTACCGGGGACGAGCAGCGCCTATGCCGAGCGCGTCATCGGCGGCTACTTCCTCGACATCGTGCCGGACAGGATCGCGCTCGGGCGCTACGGGCTTTCCGTCGGTGACGTCCAGAATGCGATCGTGATGGCGATGGGTGGCGAGACCGTGACGACGACGGTCGAGGGGCGCGAGCGCTATGGCGTGACCATCCGCTACCCCCGTGACCTGCGCTCTGATCCCCAGGCGATCGCGCGCGAGGTCCAGATTTCGACGCCGTCCGGTGCCAGCATTCCGCTAGGCGAGGTAGCAAGTGTGGAGCGCAAGCGCGGCGCGACGTCGATCCGCACAGAGAACGGCGAGCTCGCGGTCTACATCTTCGTAGACACCGTCGGGCGCGACCTCGGTGGCTATGTCCGCGACGCCCAAAATGCGATCGCGCAGAGCATCAAGCTGCCAGCAGGCTACCGCGTCGCCTGGAGCGGTCAGTTCGAATATCTCGAACGGGCCGAGGCTCGCCTCAAGCTGGTCGTGCCTGTCACCCTCGCGATCATCTTCCTGCTGCTCTACCTGAATTTCCGCAGGCTGACCGAAACCTTCATCGTCATGCTCTCATTGCCCTTCGCGCTGGTCGGCGGCGTCTGGCTGCTCTGGTGGCTCGGCTTCAACATGTCGGTCGCGGTCGCCGTCGGGTTCATCGCACTCGCCGGTGTCGCGGCCGAGACCGGCGTGATCATGCTGATCTATCTCGATCATGCGCTGGTCGAGATTCGGCAGCGCCGTGCGCAGCAAGGCAGGGCATTTACCCGGGCCGATCTGCACGAAGCGATCATGCTGGGCGCGGTCGAGCGCGTACGACCGAAGATCATGACCGTCGTCGCGATCATGGCAGGACTGCTGCCGATTCTCTGGAACACCGGCACCGGCTCGGAGGTGATGCAGCGCATCGCGGTGCCGATGATCGGCGGCATGGTCTCATCGACCGTCCTCACACTGCTCGTGATCCCGGCGATCTACGGCCTCGTCAAAGGGTGGCGGCTTCCGCCGGCCGAGGAAACCAACGTCGTAGCGGTCCAGCCTACGTCGGTGCAGCGGCACGCTGCGGTCGTTGAATAA
- a CDS encoding heavy metal translocating P-type ATPase, with the protein MADHQHHAGHRHDDHSHHHGHSHGAGESVKDPVCGMTVDPATAKHRAAHAGQTYFFCSAGCQNKFEADPAAYAGEKAEAPVAKPAPTGAIYTCPMHPQIRQPGPGNCPICGMALEPEIATVQEGPSAELVDMTRRFWVGLVLALPVFVLEMGGHLVDLHMLLSQQSSNWLQLVLATPAVLWAGWPFFQRAWASLVNRSLNMFTLIAMGTGVAWAYSVVATVAPNLFPETLRSAEGAVAVYFEAAAVITVLVLLGQVLELRAREQTGGAIRALLDLVPKTARRVRDDGEDEDINLDAVHVGDRLRVRPGETVPVDGELIEGRSSIDESMVTGESMPVTKEVGATLIGGTLNTTGGFIMRAGKVGSDTMLARIVSMVAEAQRSRAPIQRLADQVSGWFVPLVIVIAIVAFAAWMAFGPEPRFAHGLVAAVAVLIIACPCALGLATPMSIMVGVGRGAHLGVLIKNAEALERFERVDTLVVDKTGTLTEGKPRLTGLKPVGAIAESELLRLAASLERASEHPLAAAIVDAAKERGLALAEAQDFDSPVGKGVTGTVEGRALVIGSHRIMTEAGIDTAAQAAEAETLRAEGGTVIFVAIDGRVAGLLTISDPVKQTTPRAIKSLKSAGIRVVMLTGDNKTTAQAVARRLGIDEVEAEVLPEDKSVVVSKFRSQGRVVAMAGDGVNDAPALAAADVGIAMGTGTDVAIESAGVTLLKGDLEGIVRGLQLSRATMSNIRQNLFFAFIYNAAGVPIAAGVLYPIFGLLLSPIIAAAAMALSSVSVIANALRLRTVSLE; encoded by the coding sequence ATGGCAGATCATCAGCATCACGCCGGTCACCGGCACGACGACCATTCACACCACCATGGCCATTCTCATGGCGCGGGGGAGAGTGTGAAGGATCCGGTCTGCGGAATGACCGTCGATCCCGCCACGGCAAAGCATCGCGCCGCTCATGCGGGGCAGACCTATTTCTTCTGCTCCGCCGGCTGCCAGAACAAGTTCGAGGCCGATCCGGCAGCCTATGCCGGCGAGAAAGCCGAGGCGCCTGTCGCAAAGCCGGCGCCCACGGGCGCGATCTACACCTGCCCGATGCATCCCCAGATCCGCCAGCCCGGCCCGGGCAATTGCCCGATCTGCGGCATGGCGCTGGAACCGGAGATCGCGACAGTTCAGGAAGGACCTAGCGCCGAACTCGTCGACATGACCCGCCGGTTTTGGGTGGGTCTCGTGCTCGCCCTGCCAGTGTTCGTGCTGGAGATGGGCGGGCATCTCGTCGATCTACACATGCTGCTCAGCCAGCAGAGCTCGAACTGGCTGCAGCTGGTCCTGGCGACGCCGGCCGTGCTCTGGGCTGGCTGGCCGTTCTTCCAGCGGGCCTGGGCCTCGCTCGTCAACCGCAGCCTGAACATGTTCACGCTGATCGCGATGGGCACCGGCGTCGCCTGGGCCTACAGCGTCGTCGCGACCGTCGCTCCGAACCTGTTCCCGGAAACGCTTCGCTCCGCGGAAGGCGCGGTCGCAGTCTATTTCGAGGCGGCGGCCGTGATCACGGTTCTGGTGTTGTTGGGCCAGGTCCTCGAATTGCGGGCCCGCGAGCAGACGGGCGGCGCGATCCGGGCCTTGCTCGACCTCGTGCCGAAGACGGCCCGGCGGGTGCGCGACGACGGCGAGGACGAGGATATCAACCTGGACGCGGTCCATGTCGGGGACCGCTTGCGGGTCCGCCCGGGCGAGACGGTTCCGGTCGATGGCGAACTGATCGAAGGCCGCAGCTCGATCGACGAATCCATGGTCACGGGTGAATCGATGCCGGTCACCAAGGAGGTCGGCGCGACCCTGATCGGCGGCACGCTCAATACCACCGGCGGCTTCATCATGCGCGCCGGCAAGGTCGGCAGCGACACCATGCTGGCCCGGATCGTCTCGATGGTGGCGGAGGCCCAGCGCTCGCGGGCACCGATCCAGCGCCTGGCGGACCAGGTGTCCGGCTGGTTCGTTCCGCTCGTCATCGTCATTGCCATCGTCGCTTTCGCCGCCTGGATGGCGTTCGGGCCGGAGCCGCGCTTCGCGCATGGGCTGGTCGCCGCCGTCGCCGTGCTGATCATCGCCTGTCCCTGCGCGCTCGGTTTGGCGACGCCGATGTCGATCATGGTCGGGGTCGGGCGCGGCGCGCATCTCGGCGTACTGATCAAGAATGCCGAGGCGCTGGAGCGCTTCGAGAGGGTCGATACCCTCGTCGTCGACAAGACCGGTACGCTGACCGAAGGCAAGCCACGGCTGACCGGGCTGAAGCCGGTTGGCGCAATCGCGGAGAGTGAGCTGCTGCGGCTCGCCGCTTCGCTCGAGCGGGCGAGCGAGCACCCGCTCGCCGCCGCGATTGTCGATGCCGCCAAGGAACGTGGCCTCGCCCTGGCCGAGGCGCAGGATTTCGACAGCCCGGTCGGTAAGGGGGTAACGGGGACCGTCGAAGGTCGCGCGCTGGTGATTGGCAGCCACCGGATCATGACTGAGGCTGGTATCGACACCGCGGCTCAGGCAGCCGAGGCGGAAACGCTGCGCGCCGAGGGCGGCACAGTGATTTTTGTGGCGATCGATGGCCGCGTCGCCGGACTGCTGACAATCTCTGATCCGGTCAAGCAGACCACCCCGAGAGCGATCAAGTCGCTGAAAAGCGCCGGTATTCGGGTGGTCATGCTGACCGGCGACAACAAGACGACGGCACAAGCGGTCGCGCGCCGGCTCGGTATCGACGAGGTCGAGGCCGAGGTCCTGCCCGAGGACAAGAGCGTAGTCGTCAGCAAGTTTCGTTCGCAAGGCAGGGTGGTCGCGATGGCCGGCGACGGCGTGAATGACGCGCCTGCGCTGGCGGCGGCGGATGTCGGGATCGCGATGGGCACGGGCACGGACGTCGCGATCGAAAGTGCCGGCGTAACCCTGCTCAAAGGCGACCTTGAGGGCATCGTGCGCGGGCTTCAGCTCAGCCGGGCGACGATGAGCAATATCCGGCAGAACCTGTTCTTCGCCTTCATCTACAATGCGGCGGGCGTCCCAATCGCCGCAGGCGTGCTCTATCCGATATTCGGATTGCTGTTGTCGCCGATCATTGCGGCGGCGGCGATGGCTTTGTCCTCGGTCAGCGTGATTGCAAACGCCCTGCGGTTACGCACCGTCTCTCTGGAATAA
- a CDS encoding cytochrome b/b6 domain-containing protein yields the protein MSLLQSVLVPKLSPTKSFGVYQRWIHWLVPLLCIAQVPTSWAIQRTHMAHGFTKPAPLDLFLHQVHAWMGWLIMGLALLQIGLRYLYGRPSLEGLSPPERWAATGVHVALYGVLLLLPFTGTIAMYLSFRAAPVHRWLSWALLVLALFHVAGALWHHFYRRDDILRRMLTSQR from the coding sequence GTGAGCTTGTTGCAAAGCGTCCTTGTTCCCAAACTCAGCCCGACCAAGTCTTTCGGTGTCTACCAACGCTGGATCCACTGGCTCGTGCCGTTGTTGTGCATTGCCCAGGTCCCCACATCCTGGGCAATCCAACGCACCCATATGGCACATGGCTTCACGAAGCCTGCCCCGCTCGATCTGTTTTTGCATCAGGTCCATGCCTGGATGGGCTGGCTGATTATGGGACTTGCGCTGCTGCAGATAGGGTTGCGCTATCTCTATGGCCGCCCTTCCCTTGAAGGGTTGTCGCCACCCGAACGGTGGGCCGCGACGGGCGTTCATGTTGCCCTGTACGGTGTTCTGCTGCTTCTGCCGTTTACGGGTACGATTGCGATGTATCTTAGCTTCCGCGCCGCGCCGGTTCATCGATGGCTCAGCTGGGCGCTGCTTGTACTGGCGCTGTTCCATGTTGCCGGCGCGCTGTGGCACCATTTCTATCGCCGCGACGATATCCTGCGCCGTATGCTGACTAGCCAAAGGTGA
- a CDS encoding DUF411 domain-containing protein, protein MQIDISPTRRGLMIGAAQACTTVALAGTGAATETLPKMTVTRDPNCGCCGNWVKHIKAAGFPVDVVELDDVLPLKVKLGVPEALMSCHTAEIGGYVIEGHVPAEAVKRLLVERPKAIGIAVPGMPVGSPGMDVPGQAPQSYEIAIFSAGKQHVFARYRGLQQV, encoded by the coding sequence ATGCAGATCGATATTTCACCAACCCGCCGCGGGCTGATGATCGGAGCAGCGCAAGCCTGCACGACCGTGGCGCTGGCCGGAACGGGGGCGGCGACCGAAACTCTGCCGAAGATGACCGTGACCCGCGATCCGAATTGCGGTTGTTGCGGCAACTGGGTCAAGCATATCAAGGCTGCGGGTTTTCCGGTCGATGTGGTTGAGCTCGATGACGTACTGCCACTCAAGGTCAAGCTTGGCGTGCCGGAGGCGCTGATGTCGTGCCACACGGCCGAGATTGGCGGTTACGTCATTGAAGGGCATGTACCAGCCGAGGCGGTAAAGCGGCTGCTCGTCGAGCGCCCGAAGGCGATCGGCATCGCGGTTCCCGGCATGCCGGTCGGTTCGCCCGGCATGGATGTGCCTGGTCAAGCGCCGCAGTCCTACGAGATCGCCATCTTTTCGGCCGGCAAGCAGCACGTGTTTGCGCGCTATCGAGGGCTCCAGCAGGTCTGA
- a CDS encoding heavy-metal-associated domain-containing protein, whose product MLELPSFLKQSNICRSRSYCPLGQDTRAHQPRVWRSQQALERECNMPLTFPLWEAVGCCNRQPWDIAAMCSCQQHSDTVAKATTAPEGAISFRVEDMTCGHCAGTIKKAIEDQLPGTAVTADPASKLVSVVGASDFSAVRSIVAGAGYTPGADRIG is encoded by the coding sequence ATGCTGGAATTGCCGAGCTTTCTGAAGCAATCTAACATCTGCCGCTCGCGCAGCTATTGTCCCCTTGGACAAGATACTCGCGCTCACCAGCCCCGCGTTTGGCGCTCTCAGCAAGCACTCGAACGCGAATGCAACATGCCCTTGACCTTCCCATTATGGGAAGCCGTAGGGTGCTGTAATCGTCAACCATGGGACATTGCAGCGATGTGCTCCTGCCAGCAACATTCGGATACCGTCGCCAAGGCGACCACCGCGCCTGAGGGCGCGATCAGCTTTCGCGTCGAGGACATGACCTGCGGCCATTGCGCCGGTACAATCAAGAAGGCGATCGAGGATCAATTGCCCGGAACCGCGGTCACCGCCGATCCGGCTTCGAAGCTCGTCAGCGTCGTCGGAGCGTCCGATTTTTCCGCTGTCAGGTCGATCGTGGCGGGCGCCGGATACACGCCCGGCGCGGATCGCATCGGCTGA
- a CDS encoding amino acid ABC transporter ATP-binding protein has translation MIGVNKWFGEFHVLRDINLKVSRGEKLVICGPSGSGKSTMIRCINRLEEHQKGQIIVDGTELTNDLKKIDEIRRDVGMVFQHFNLFPHLTILENLTLAPIWVRKMPKKDAEEIAMHYLKRVKIPEQALKYPGQLSGGQQQRVAIARSLCMSPKIMLFDEPTSALDPEMVKEVLDTMVSLAEEGMTMLCVTHEMGFARQVADRVIFMDAGQIVEMNTPDEFFRNPQHERTKLFLSQILH, from the coding sequence ATGATCGGCGTCAACAAATGGTTCGGCGAGTTCCACGTGTTGCGCGACATCAATCTCAAAGTATCGCGCGGCGAGAAGCTCGTGATCTGCGGCCCGTCCGGCTCCGGCAAGTCGACGATGATCCGCTGCATCAATCGGCTCGAGGAGCATCAGAAGGGCCAGATCATCGTCGACGGCACCGAACTCACCAACGACCTCAAGAAGATCGACGAAATCCGCCGCGACGTCGGCATGGTGTTCCAGCACTTCAACCTGTTCCCGCATCTGACGATCCTGGAGAACCTAACCCTGGCGCCGATCTGGGTTCGCAAGATGCCCAAGAAGGACGCCGAGGAGATCGCGATGCACTACCTCAAGCGCGTCAAGATCCCCGAGCAGGCGTTGAAGTATCCGGGCCAGCTCTCCGGCGGACAGCAGCAGCGCGTCGCCATCGCCCGCTCTTTGTGCATGAGCCCGAAGATCATGCTGTTCGACGAGCCGACCTCGGCGCTCGATCCGGAGATGGTCAAGGAGGTGCTCGACACCATGGTGTCGCTGGCGGAGGAGGGCATGACCATGCTCTGCGTCACCCATGAGATGGGCTTCGCCCGCCAGGTCGCGGACCGGGTCATCTTCATGGATGCCGGCCAAATCGTCGAGATGAACACCCCGGACGAGTTCTTCAGGAACCCGCAGCACGAGCGCACCAAGCTCTTCCTCAGCCAGATCCTGCACTGA